One Candidatus Zixiibacteriota bacterium genomic window carries:
- a CDS encoding isocitrate dehydrogenase (NAD(+)) gives MAHHIVTLIEGDGIGPEISGAATRIIEATGVDIDWEKLPAGINALPDYGSPVPEVLLESIRRNKVALKGPLTTFVAKGFSSANVGLRKALDLYANLRPVHSIDGIRSRYENVDLIIVRENTEDLYAGLEHVITPGVSQSIKVITQHASARIGRFAFEYARKHGRKRVTAVHKANIMKLSDGMFLESIGEVAKEFPEIKFDDVIVDALCMKLVMDPNQFDILVLSNLYGDIVSDLAAGLVGGLGVVPGANIGINAAVFEAVHGSAPDIAGKGIANPSALVFSGVLMLRHLNENAAADRIMNSIRKVFKEGTHVTRDLGGNASTEEFADEVIRHL, from the coding sequence ATGGCTCATCATATAGTGACATTGATCGAAGGTGACGGTATCGGACCGGAAATTAGCGGCGCGGCCACCCGCATCATCGAGGCGACCGGCGTGGACATCGACTGGGAGAAGCTGCCGGCGGGGATCAACGCCTTGCCCGATTACGGCTCGCCGGTGCCGGAGGTGCTGCTCGAATCGATCCGGCGCAACAAGGTGGCGCTCAAGGGTCCACTGACGACTTTTGTCGCGAAGGGGTTTTCCTCGGCCAACGTCGGCCTGCGCAAGGCGCTGGACTTGTACGCCAATCTGCGACCGGTGCATTCGATCGACGGCATCCGGTCGCGCTATGAAAACGTCGACCTGATCATCGTCCGCGAAAACACCGAAGACCTGTACGCCGGGCTGGAGCACGTGATCACGCCGGGAGTGTCGCAGTCGATCAAGGTAATCACGCAGCACGCCTCGGCGCGAATCGGCCGGTTTGCCTTCGAGTATGCACGTAAGCACGGTCGCAAGCGAGTGACCGCGGTGCACAAGGCTAATATCATGAAGCTGTCGGACGGAATGTTTCTGGAGTCGATCGGCGAGGTAGCCAAGGAATTTCCTGAGATCAAGTTCGACGATGTGATCGTAGATGCGCTGTGCATGAAGCTGGTGATGGACCCCAATCAATTCGATATTCTGGTGCTCTCGAATTTGTACGGCGATATCGTGTCCGACTTGGCCGCCGGGCTGGTCGGTGGGCTCGGCGTGGTTCCGGGCGCGAATATCGGCATCAATGCCGCAGTGTTCGAAGCGGTGCACGGCTCGGCGCCGGACATTGCCGGCAAGGGGATCGCCAACCCGAGCGCGCTGGTGTTTTCCGGTGTGCTGATGCTGCGGCACCTCAACGAAAACGCGGCGGCTGATCGGATCATGAATTCGATCCGCAAGGTGTTCAAGGAAGGCACGCACGTCACGCGCGATCTCGGTGGCAACGCTTCGACGGA